The following are encoded in a window of Cygnus olor isolate bCygOlo1 chromosome 21, bCygOlo1.pri.v2, whole genome shotgun sequence genomic DNA:
- the MFAP2 gene encoding microfibrillar-associated protein 2 isoform X4 — protein sequence MEVPRLERELPSSAGSIYLGEEEEGAGSGVALGPSGAPMLEVGAFSLISEFFEPREKRPRRWARAKAAHSIRSADRTALLHLPPGPVTMRALCLVLLGLPAALLVQGQYSRFEGITYPEPVQYSQYDQQAEIQDYYDYHDVTPRTPEEQFRYQSQQQSQQEIVPAPTPAAAPETEPTEPGPLDCREEQYPCTRLYSVHKPCKQCLNEICFYSLRRVYVINKEICVRTVCAHEELLRADLCRDKFSKCGVMATSGLCQTVVASCARSCGGC from the exons ATGGAGGTGCCGCGTCTGGAAAGGGAATTGCCGAGCTCTgcag GCAGCATCTATCtgggcgaggaggaggaaggggccgGATCAGGTGTCGCATTAGGACCCAGTGGAGCCCCCATGTTGGAGGTAGGagctttttctctcatttcGGAGTTTTTTGAGCCCAGAGAGAAGAGACCAAGGCGTTGGGCAAGGGCGAAGGCAGCTCATAGCATCCGAAGCG CAGACCGCACCGCACTCCTGCATCTACCTCCCGGCCCCGTCACCATGAGAGCGCTGTGTCTCGTCCTGCTGGGCCTGCCAG CAGCGCTCCTGGTCCAGGGCCAGTACAGCAGGTTTGAAGGCATCACCTACCCTGAGCCGGTGCAATATTCCCAGTACGACCAGCAGGCAG AGATTCAGGACTACTACGACTACCACG aTGTGACCCCCCGCACCCCTGAGGAGCAGTTTCGGTACCAGTCCCAGCAGCAATCCCAGCAGGAGATCGTGCCAGCTCCGACCCCAG ctgctgcccccgAGACTGAGCCCACGGAGCCAGGACCCCTGG ACTGCCGGGAGGAGCAGTACCCCTGCACCAGGCTCTACTCTGTCCACAAGCCCTGCAAGCAGTGCCTGAACGAGATCTGCTTCTACAG CCTCCGCCGGGTCTACGTGATCAACAAGGAGATCTGCGTCCGCACTGTGTGTGCCCACGAAGAGCTGCTGCGGG CCGACCTGTGCCGTGACAAGTTCTCCAAGTGCGGCGTGATGGCCACCAGTGGGCTCTGCCAGACCGTGGTCGCATCCTGCGCCCGCAGCTGCGGCGGGTGCTga
- the MFAP2 gene encoding microfibrillar-associated protein 2 isoform X2: MLEVGAFSLISEFFEPREKRPRRWARAKAAHSIRSDRTALLHLPPGPVTMRALCLVLLGLPAALLVQGQYSRFEGITYPEPVQYSQYDQQAEIQDYYDYHDVTPRTPEEQFRYQSQQQSQQEIVPAPTPAAAPETEPTEPGPLDCREEQYPCTRLYSVHKPCKQCLNEICFYSLRRVYVINKEICVRTVCAHEELLRADLCRDKFSKCGVMATSGLCQTVVASCARSCGGC, translated from the exons ATGTTGGAGGTAGGagctttttctctcatttcGGAGTTTTTTGAGCCCAGAGAGAAGAGACCAAGGCGTTGGGCAAGGGCGAAGGCAGCTCATAGCATCCGAAGCG ACCGCACCGCACTCCTGCATCTACCTCCCGGCCCCGTCACCATGAGAGCGCTGTGTCTCGTCCTGCTGGGCCTGCCAG CAGCGCTCCTGGTCCAGGGCCAGTACAGCAGGTTTGAAGGCATCACCTACCCTGAGCCGGTGCAATATTCCCAGTACGACCAGCAGGCAG AGATTCAGGACTACTACGACTACCACG aTGTGACCCCCCGCACCCCTGAGGAGCAGTTTCGGTACCAGTCCCAGCAGCAATCCCAGCAGGAGATCGTGCCAGCTCCGACCCCAG ctgctgcccccgAGACTGAGCCCACGGAGCCAGGACCCCTGG ACTGCCGGGAGGAGCAGTACCCCTGCACCAGGCTCTACTCTGTCCACAAGCCCTGCAAGCAGTGCCTGAACGAGATCTGCTTCTACAG CCTCCGCCGGGTCTACGTGATCAACAAGGAGATCTGCGTCCGCACTGTGTGTGCCCACGAAGAGCTGCTGCGGG CCGACCTGTGCCGTGACAAGTTCTCCAAGTGCGGCGTGATGGCCACCAGTGGGCTCTGCCAGACCGTGGTCGCATCCTGCGCCCGCAGCTGCGGCGGGTGCTga
- the MFAP2 gene encoding microfibrillar-associated protein 2 isoform X3, producing the protein MLEVGAFSLISEFFEPREKRPRRWARAKAAHSIRSDRTALLHLPPGPVTMRALCLVLLGLPALLVQGQYSRFEGITYPEPVQYSQYDQQAEIQDYYDYHDVTPRTPEEQFRYQSQQQSQQEIVPAPTPAAAPETEPTEPGPLDCREEQYPCTRLYSVHKPCKQCLNEICFYSLRRVYVINKEICVRTVCAHEELLRADLCRDKFSKCGVMATSGLCQTVVASCARSCGGC; encoded by the exons ATGTTGGAGGTAGGagctttttctctcatttcGGAGTTTTTTGAGCCCAGAGAGAAGAGACCAAGGCGTTGGGCAAGGGCGAAGGCAGCTCATAGCATCCGAAGCG ACCGCACCGCACTCCTGCATCTACCTCCCGGCCCCGTCACCATGAGAGCGCTGTGTCTCGTCCTGCTGGGCCTGCCAG CGCTCCTGGTCCAGGGCCAGTACAGCAGGTTTGAAGGCATCACCTACCCTGAGCCGGTGCAATATTCCCAGTACGACCAGCAGGCAG AGATTCAGGACTACTACGACTACCACG aTGTGACCCCCCGCACCCCTGAGGAGCAGTTTCGGTACCAGTCCCAGCAGCAATCCCAGCAGGAGATCGTGCCAGCTCCGACCCCAG ctgctgcccccgAGACTGAGCCCACGGAGCCAGGACCCCTGG ACTGCCGGGAGGAGCAGTACCCCTGCACCAGGCTCTACTCTGTCCACAAGCCCTGCAAGCAGTGCCTGAACGAGATCTGCTTCTACAG CCTCCGCCGGGTCTACGTGATCAACAAGGAGATCTGCGTCCGCACTGTGTGTGCCCACGAAGAGCTGCTGCGGG CCGACCTGTGCCGTGACAAGTTCTCCAAGTGCGGCGTGATGGCCACCAGTGGGCTCTGCCAGACCGTGGTCGCATCCTGCGCCCGCAGCTGCGGCGGGTGCTga
- the MFAP2 gene encoding microfibrillar-associated protein 2 isoform X1: MLEVGAFSLISEFFEPREKRPRRWARAKAAHSIRSADRTALLHLPPGPVTMRALCLVLLGLPALLVQGQYSRFEGITYPEPVQYSQYDQQAEIQDYYDYHDVTPRTPEEQFRYQSQQQSQQEIVPAPTPAAAPETEPTEPGPLDCREEQYPCTRLYSVHKPCKQCLNEICFYSLRRVYVINKEICVRTVCAHEELLRADLCRDKFSKCGVMATSGLCQTVVASCARSCGGC; this comes from the exons ATGTTGGAGGTAGGagctttttctctcatttcGGAGTTTTTTGAGCCCAGAGAGAAGAGACCAAGGCGTTGGGCAAGGGCGAAGGCAGCTCATAGCATCCGAAGCG CAGACCGCACCGCACTCCTGCATCTACCTCCCGGCCCCGTCACCATGAGAGCGCTGTGTCTCGTCCTGCTGGGCCTGCCAG CGCTCCTGGTCCAGGGCCAGTACAGCAGGTTTGAAGGCATCACCTACCCTGAGCCGGTGCAATATTCCCAGTACGACCAGCAGGCAG AGATTCAGGACTACTACGACTACCACG aTGTGACCCCCCGCACCCCTGAGGAGCAGTTTCGGTACCAGTCCCAGCAGCAATCCCAGCAGGAGATCGTGCCAGCTCCGACCCCAG ctgctgcccccgAGACTGAGCCCACGGAGCCAGGACCCCTGG ACTGCCGGGAGGAGCAGTACCCCTGCACCAGGCTCTACTCTGTCCACAAGCCCTGCAAGCAGTGCCTGAACGAGATCTGCTTCTACAG CCTCCGCCGGGTCTACGTGATCAACAAGGAGATCTGCGTCCGCACTGTGTGTGCCCACGAAGAGCTGCTGCGGG CCGACCTGTGCCGTGACAAGTTCTCCAAGTGCGGCGTGATGGCCACCAGTGGGCTCTGCCAGACCGTGGTCGCATCCTGCGCCCGCAGCTGCGGCGGGTGCTga
- the MFAP2 gene encoding microfibrillar-associated protein 2 isoform X5, protein MRALCLVLLGLPALLVQGQYSRFEGITYPEPVQYSQYDQQAEIQDYYDYHDVTPRTPEEQFRYQSQQQSQQEIVPAPTPAAAPETEPTEPGPLDCREEQYPCTRLYSVHKPCKQCLNEICFYSLRRVYVINKEICVRTVCAHEELLRADLCRDKFSKCGVMATSGLCQTVVASCARSCGGC, encoded by the exons ATGAGAGCGCTGTGTCTCGTCCTGCTGGGCCTGCCAG CGCTCCTGGTCCAGGGCCAGTACAGCAGGTTTGAAGGCATCACCTACCCTGAGCCGGTGCAATATTCCCAGTACGACCAGCAGGCAG AGATTCAGGACTACTACGACTACCACG aTGTGACCCCCCGCACCCCTGAGGAGCAGTTTCGGTACCAGTCCCAGCAGCAATCCCAGCAGGAGATCGTGCCAGCTCCGACCCCAG ctgctgcccccgAGACTGAGCCCACGGAGCCAGGACCCCTGG ACTGCCGGGAGGAGCAGTACCCCTGCACCAGGCTCTACTCTGTCCACAAGCCCTGCAAGCAGTGCCTGAACGAGATCTGCTTCTACAG CCTCCGCCGGGTCTACGTGATCAACAAGGAGATCTGCGTCCGCACTGTGTGTGCCCACGAAGAGCTGCTGCGGG CCGACCTGTGCCGTGACAAGTTCTCCAAGTGCGGCGTGATGGCCACCAGTGGGCTCTGCCAGACCGTGGTCGCATCCTGCGCCCGCAGCTGCGGCGGGTGCTga